One genomic window of Hyphomicrobiales bacterium includes the following:
- a CDS encoding pyrimidine 5'-nucleotidase produces MTACARDDSPGACRCFAGIDVWIFDLDNTLYPAECNLFPQVADRMNLFIERRFGFSPDEARRMRRDYYLEFGTTLAGLMQRHAVEPDEFLHFVHDIDHSVLAPAPELAAAIARLPGRRYIFTNGSRGHAEAVAGKVGVLDLFDDVFDIKAANYVPKPHRSAFDLFLSRHGLEGARAAMFEDLPHNLVTAHELGMTTVLISSSMEDHPSQREIGEWDAPPDHIHHVTDDLAGFLSAIELPPLAVRT; encoded by the coding sequence ATGACCGCATGCGCCCGTGACGACAGCCCCGGCGCCTGCCGCTGCTTTGCCGGGATCGACGTCTGGATCTTCGATCTCGACAACACCCTCTATCCGGCCGAGTGCAACCTCTTTCCGCAGGTTGCCGACCGGATGAACCTTTTCATCGAGCGCCGCTTCGGCTTTTCGCCCGACGAGGCGCGTAGGATGCGCCGGGATTATTATCTCGAATTCGGCACGACCCTCGCCGGACTGATGCAGCGCCACGCCGTCGAGCCGGACGAATTCCTCCACTTCGTGCACGACATCGACCATTCCGTGCTCGCCCCGGCGCCCGAGCTGGCCGCGGCCATTGCCCGCCTGCCGGGCCGGCGCTACATCTTCACGAACGGCTCGCGCGGGCATGCCGAGGCTGTCGCCGGCAAGGTCGGTGTCCTCGACCTCTTCGACGACGTCTTCGACATCAAGGCCGCCAACTACGTGCCGAAGCCCCACCGCTCTGCGTTCGATCTCTTCCTCTCACGGCACGGCCTCGAAGGTGCGCGAGCAGCGATGTTCGAGGATTTGCCGCACAACCTCGTCACTGCCCATGAACTCGGCATGACCACGGTCCTGATCTCCTCGAGCATGGAGGATCACCCCTCCCAGCGCGAGATCGGCGAATGGGATGCGCCGCCCGACCACATCCACCACGTGACGGACGACCTCGCGGGCTTCCTCTCCGCGATCGAGTTGCCACCCCTCGCCGTTCGTACCTAG
- a CDS encoding RidA family protein → MTIQRIQPGPRMTQAVVHGNTVYLAGQVAQGAPGKSVGEQTKDILARVDKLLAEAGSDKTKMLSATIWLTDISTFAEMNAVWDAWVVPGQTPGRACVQSTLAAPQYTVEISIIAARD, encoded by the coding sequence ATGACAATCCAACGTATTCAGCCGGGCCCGCGCATGACCCAGGCGGTCGTTCACGGCAACACGGTGTATCTCGCCGGTCAGGTTGCGCAGGGTGCGCCCGGCAAATCGGTCGGCGAGCAGACCAAGGACATTCTCGCCCGCGTCGACAAGCTGCTCGCCGAAGCCGGCAGCGACAAGACGAAGATGCTCTCGGCGACGATCTGGCTGACCGACATCTCGACCTTCGCCGAGATGAACGCGGTCTGGGATGCCTGGGTGGTTCCCGGCCAGACGCCGGGCCGCGCCTGTGTTCAGTCGACGCTCGCGGCGCCCCAGTACACGGTCGAAATCTCCATCATCGCGGCCCGCGACTGA
- the argB gene encoding acetylglutamate kinase has product MQRYDKQTVVVKYGGHAMGDPELARTFARDIVLLKQSGVNVVVVHGGGPQIGAMLDRLAIKSEFRHGLRVTDDATIDVVEMVLAGSINKQIVAALNREGGNAVGICGKDANLMRARRLEKTMVDPTSNLMKAVDLGHVGEPMAVNPHIVDVIIASDLIPVVAPLGVAADGQTLNINADTFAASLATAMRAKRLLLLTDVAGVLDRDGNLIKELTVEAARALIADGTITGGMIPKVESCIEVVESGVEAVVILNGKVAHATLLELFTGHGAGTLFARSAGFTVG; this is encoded by the coding sequence ATGCAGCGTTACGACAAGCAGACCGTCGTCGTGAAATACGGCGGTCATGCCATGGGCGACCCCGAACTCGCACGCACCTTCGCCCGCGACATCGTGCTGCTGAAGCAATCGGGCGTGAATGTCGTCGTGGTCCACGGTGGCGGTCCACAGATCGGCGCCATGCTCGACCGGCTGGCCATCAAGTCGGAGTTCCGCCACGGCCTACGGGTCACCGACGATGCCACCATCGACGTCGTCGAGATGGTCCTCGCCGGCTCGATCAACAAGCAGATCGTGGCCGCCCTCAATCGCGAGGGGGGCAATGCCGTCGGCATCTGCGGCAAGGACGCCAACCTGATGCGGGCCCGCCGGCTCGAAAAGACAATGGTCGATCCGACCTCGAATCTGATGAAGGCCGTCGATCTCGGCCACGTCGGCGAGCCCATGGCGGTCAACCCGCACATCGTCGACGTGATCATCGCGAGCGACCTCATCCCCGTGGTCGCCCCGCTCGGAGTCGCGGCTGACGGTCAGACGCTCAACATCAACGCCGACACCTTCGCCGCCTCGCTCGCGACGGCCATGCGCGCCAAACGCCTGCTGCTGCTGACCGATGTCGCGGGTGTGCTGGATCGTGACGGCAACCTCATCAAGGAGCTGACCGTCGAGGCGGCGCGCGCGCTCATCGCCGACGGCACCATCACGGGCGGCATGATCCCGAAGGTCGAAAGCTGCATCGAGGTTGTGGAATCGGGCGTCGAGGCCGTCGTGATCCTCAACGGCAAGGTGGCGCACGCCACCCTGCTGGAACTTTTCACGGGGCACGGAGCGGGCACGCTGTTCGCGCGTTCCGCCGGTTTCACCGTCGGTTGA
- a CDS encoding primary-amine oxidase, with amino-acid sequence MRQTPAATPHALDPLSAEEIAIAAEVVRGEGGLDASAWFETITLDDMTPQARAFPAADGDTGTARGARFAYVCCYEPSSNRTLTGQVDLAARRLVRFEHVPGAQARITFDEFVLGGEIAKADAGVRAALAKRGIAEAEIDRVVIEPWAAGNFGIAGEEGMRLAYGHCWLANDANDNAYARPIAGLHPVIDLRARKVLRVDDFGAEPLPPDPGPLVPATARVDLKPLDIVQPEGPSFTVDGYHVAWQGFELRVGFDPRDGLILRNIGYREKGRLRPIMRRAALAEMVVPYGDPRGGNFRRNAFDTGEYGIGQLTESLKLGCDCLGHMHYFDVHVHDWNGAPVAIENAVCMHEEDYGILWKFTDAAAGVRLVARSRRLVISSISTIGNYVYGLYWYFYQDGTIGVEIKATGIPFPSGIVAGDAAASDYATVVGPGVESHVHQHNFCFRFDMCVDGAANSVEEVNCEPLAIGPGNPHGNAARIVARRLGRESEARRTIDLASARYWKVINTKVRNAHGAPVGYKLVPGANTLPFNAPEGPIGRRAGFMYNHLWVTPFAPEEKYPAGWFPNQHAGGDGLPRWTEADRAIDGREIVAWYTLNYHHVPRPEDFPIQPVVYAGFHWMAAGFFDANPAMDVPQARAEPCCPK; translated from the coding sequence ATGCGACAAACCCCTGCCGCCACGCCCCATGCGCTCGATCCGCTGAGCGCCGAGGAAATTGCCATCGCGGCGGAGGTCGTGCGCGGCGAGGGCGGGCTCGATGCGTCGGCCTGGTTCGAGACCATCACCCTCGACGACATGACGCCACAGGCGCGGGCGTTTCCCGCCGCGGATGGCGATACCGGGACGGCCCGGGGCGCGCGGTTCGCCTATGTCTGCTGCTACGAGCCCTCGAGCAACCGAACGCTCACCGGTCAGGTGGACCTTGCCGCCCGGCGTCTCGTCCGTTTCGAACACGTTCCCGGTGCCCAGGCGCGCATCACCTTCGACGAGTTCGTGCTCGGCGGCGAGATCGCCAAGGCGGATGCAGGCGTGCGGGCGGCACTCGCCAAACGTGGGATCGCCGAAGCCGAGATCGACCGCGTGGTGATCGAGCCCTGGGCGGCCGGCAACTTCGGGATCGCGGGCGAGGAGGGCATGCGCCTTGCCTACGGTCATTGCTGGCTCGCCAACGATGCGAACGACAACGCTTATGCGCGCCCGATCGCGGGCCTCCATCCGGTCATCGATCTGCGCGCCCGCAAGGTGTTGCGCGTCGACGACTTCGGCGCCGAGCCGCTGCCGCCCGATCCGGGGCCGCTCGTCCCAGCCACAGCCCGCGTCGATCTCAAGCCGCTCGACATCGTGCAGCCGGAGGGGCCGAGCTTTACCGTCGATGGCTATCATGTCGCCTGGCAGGGCTTCGAGCTGCGCGTCGGTTTCGATCCGCGCGACGGGCTGATCCTGCGCAACATCGGCTACCGCGAGAAGGGGCGGCTGAGGCCGATCATGCGGCGGGCCGCGCTGGCGGAGATGGTCGTGCCCTACGGCGATCCACGCGGGGGAAATTTCCGACGCAATGCCTTCGACACCGGCGAATACGGCATCGGCCAGCTCACCGAATCGCTGAAGCTCGGTTGTGACTGTCTCGGACACATGCACTACTTCGACGTCCACGTTCACGACTGGAACGGGGCTCCGGTCGCGATCGAGAACGCGGTCTGCATGCATGAGGAGGATTACGGCATCCTCTGGAAGTTCACGGATGCGGCCGCCGGGGTGCGTCTCGTCGCCCGCTCGCGCCGTCTGGTGATCTCCTCCATCAGTACCATCGGGAATTACGTCTACGGGCTCTACTGGTATTTCTACCAGGACGGCACGATCGGCGTGGAGATCAAGGCGACCGGGATTCCATTCCCGAGCGGGATCGTGGCGGGTGACGCGGCGGCGAGCGATTATGCGACCGTGGTCGGGCCCGGTGTCGAGAGTCACGTGCACCAGCACAACTTCTGCTTTCGATTCGACATGTGCGTCGACGGCGCAGCCAACAGCGTCGAGGAGGTCAATTGCGAACCGCTCGCGATCGGGCCCGGCAACCCGCACGGCAATGCCGCGCGCATCGTCGCCCGGCGTCTCGGGCGCGAGAGCGAGGCGCGGCGCACCATCGATCTGGCGAGCGCGCGCTACTGGAAGGTCATCAACACGAAGGTCCGCAACGCGCATGGCGCGCCGGTCGGCTACAAGCTGGTGCCGGGCGCCAACACGCTGCCCTTCAACGCGCCCGAAGGCCCGATCGGGCGCCGCGCCGGGTTCATGTACAACCATCTCTGGGTGACGCCGTTCGCTCCGGAAGAGAAATACCCAGCCGGCTGGTTCCCGAACCAGCATGCGGGCGGCGACGGCCTGCCGCGCTGGACCGAGGCTGACCGGGCGATCGACGGGCGCGAGATCGTCGCCTGGTACACGCTCAACTATCACCACGTGCCACGACCGGAGGATTTTCCCATCCAGCCGGTGGTCTATGCCGGTTTCCATTGGATGGCCGCCGGCTTCTTCGATGCCAATCCGGCGATGGACGTGCCACAGGCGCGCGCCGAGCCTTGCTGTCCGAAGTGA
- a CDS encoding FAD-dependent oxidoreductase, giving the protein MRIVVLGAGIAGVTTAFQLLKDGHEVVIVDSADAPASFTSFANAGLMAPGHAYAWSSPKAPGMMLRSLWRGDQAIRFRPSLSPRQWSWVLAFLGQCTAERATINTRAKSALCVYSQQVFHDVVRETGVAYDGRRGGLVYFYRTPASFTAAAAKCGILRQAGIAITVLERDAVAEREPALAGALSEIAGALVAEDDESGDANLFTRNLAEACARAGAVLRYRTHVNGFRLSGDVVRAATTRDGEITGDAFVLATGVMSPALVAPLGIRLPIYPVKGYSATLRITDPDRAPRFGGVDEDNLLAYCPMGERLRLTATAEIAGYDTSHRPKDFVQMLTKARRLFGHAADFDHPTYWAGLRPMTPTGMPIVDRSPIDNLWLNCGHGHMGWTMAHGCARILADLIGQRRPAIDTEAMRHDAG; this is encoded by the coding sequence ATGCGGATCGTTGTCCTGGGCGCGGGCATTGCAGGCGTGACGACGGCGTTTCAGCTGCTCAAGGACGGCCACGAAGTGGTCATCGTCGACAGCGCGGACGCCCCGGCCAGCTTCACGAGCTTTGCCAACGCGGGTCTGATGGCTCCTGGCCATGCCTACGCCTGGTCGTCACCCAAGGCGCCGGGCATGATGCTGCGCTCGCTCTGGCGGGGGGATCAGGCGATCCGTTTCCGCCCGAGCCTTTCGCCGAGGCAGTGGTCCTGGGTCCTCGCCTTCCTCGGCCAGTGCACCGCCGAGCGCGCAACGATCAACACGCGCGCCAAGTCGGCCCTCTGCGTCTACTCCCAACAGGTCTTCCACGACGTCGTTCGCGAAACCGGTGTCGCCTACGACGGCCGCCGGGGTGGTCTCGTCTATTTCTACCGCACACCGGCGAGCTTTACCGCCGCCGCCGCCAAATGCGGCATCCTGCGCCAAGCCGGCATCGCCATCACCGTGCTCGAGCGTGACGCCGTCGCCGAGCGCGAACCGGCGCTCGCGGGCGCCCTTTCCGAGATCGCGGGCGCGCTCGTGGCCGAGGACGACGAGAGCGGCGACGCCAACCTCTTCACGCGCAATCTCGCCGAAGCCTGCGCGCGCGCCGGGGCGGTCTTGCGCTACCGCACGCACGTGAACGGCTTTCGCCTCTCGGGCGACGTAGTCCGCGCTGCCACCACCCGCGACGGCGAGATCACGGGCGATGCCTTCGTGCTCGCGACCGGTGTGATGAGCCCGGCCCTCGTCGCCCCGCTCGGCATCCGCTTGCCGATCTATCCGGTGAAAGGCTATTCGGCGACCCTGCGGATCACCGACCCCGACCGCGCGCCGCGTTTCGGCGGTGTCGACGAAGACAACCTTCTCGCCTACTGTCCGATGGGCGAGCGCCTGCGGCTGACCGCGACGGCCGAGATCGCCGGCTACGACACCAGCCACCGGCCCAAGGACTTCGTGCAGATGCTGACCAAGGCCCGCCGGCTCTTCGGGCACGCCGCCGACTTCGACCACCCGACCTACTGGGCCGGGCTGCGTCCAATGACGCCGACCGGAATGCCGATCGTCGATCGCTCGCCGATCGACAACCTCTGGCTCAACTGCGGCCACGGCCACATGGGCTGGACCATGGCACACGGCTGCGCCCGCATCCTGGCCGACCTCATCGGACAGCGCCGGCCGGCGATCGATACGGAGGCTATGCGTCATGACGCTGGATGA
- a CDS encoding Asp/Glu racemase: MTLDETRTGPVAETARRTHLIEHLPFTTQKAIGARARIGLIVLATDYTIEHEFRRAVRMPGVDVYHARIRNSPSITPETLRAMGDDIPRIAELLLPGDEFDVVAYGCTSASMVLGEERVFAAIAGVKPSARATTPITAAFAAFDAFAARRIAVLTPYRADVNAIVQNYIEGRGYEVPVFGSFNEEHDPTVAAIDADSLEKAIATVVAARPVDMVFVSCTSIRLMEACAAIERAVGVPVTSSNHALAWHCLRLAGLTDPMPDLGRLYER, from the coding sequence ATGACGCTGGATGAAACCCGCACCGGTCCCGTCGCCGAGACCGCGCGCCGAACCCACCTGATCGAGCACCTGCCCTTCACCACGCAGAAGGCCATCGGCGCGCGCGCCCGCATCGGCCTCATCGTGCTGGCGACCGACTACACCATCGAGCACGAGTTCCGCCGCGCCGTCCGCATGCCCGGCGTCGATGTCTATCACGCCCGCATCCGCAACTCGCCCAGCATCACCCCCGAGACGCTGCGGGCGATGGGCGACGACATTCCACGCATCGCGGAACTCCTGCTGCCCGGCGACGAATTCGATGTCGTCGCCTACGGCTGCACCTCGGCCTCGATGGTGCTCGGTGAGGAGCGCGTGTTCGCCGCGATCGCGGGCGTCAAGCCGTCGGCCCGCGCCACGACGCCGATCACCGCCGCCTTCGCTGCCTTCGATGCGTTCGCCGCGCGGCGCATCGCCGTGCTCACCCCGTACCGCGCCGACGTCAACGCCATCGTGCAGAACTACATCGAGGGGCGCGGCTACGAGGTGCCCGTCTTCGGCTCGTTCAACGAGGAGCACGATCCGACGGTCGCGGCCATCGATGCCGACAGCCTCGAGAAGGCGATCGCCACCGTCGTCGCCGCGCGGCCCGTCGACATGGTCTTCGTCTCGTGCACCAGCATTCGCCTCATGGAAGCGTGCGCGGCCATCGAGAGAGCGGTCGGTGTGCCGGTCACCTCGTCCAACCACGCCCTCGCTTGGCATTGCCTGAGGCTCGCCGGCCTAACCGATCCGATGCCCGACCTCGGCCGGCTCTACGAGCGCTGA
- a CDS encoding peptidylprolyl isomerase — MTMRVSGTWRAGWALASFVAGVLVFQADVRAADQEVLVKVNGRDITAADVRFAETEIGPQLSSVPERERRRVIVEYLIDNALMSEAGKADNLASGAAFDNRLAYYRERALRDAYFDSAVAGQVTVEQARALYDAQFGAAEGKEEVRARHILVKSEAEANDVIERVNRGDDFAALAGELSIGPSKTQGGDLGYFTRGTMVPAFEEAVFALKAGDVSEPVETQFGWHVIKLEDRRMQQVPAFDDLKDRIMGSLLQRRAEEVLTMLREKANLEFVNQELRKDIEEAARGSFGAQ; from the coding sequence ATGACAATGAGAGTTTCGGGCACGTGGCGTGCCGGTTGGGCGCTGGCATCGTTCGTTGCCGGCGTGCTGGTTTTCCAGGCGGACGTTCGGGCAGCGGACCAGGAGGTCCTCGTCAAGGTCAATGGCCGGGACATCACGGCGGCCGATGTCCGCTTCGCCGAGACCGAAATCGGGCCGCAGCTTTCGAGTGTGCCGGAGCGTGAGCGTCGGCGGGTGATCGTCGAGTATCTCATCGACAATGCGCTGATGTCGGAAGCAGGCAAGGCCGACAACCTCGCGAGCGGCGCGGCCTTCGACAACCGCCTCGCTTATTACCGCGAGCGGGCCCTGCGTGATGCATACTTCGACAGTGCCGTCGCCGGACAGGTGACCGTCGAGCAGGCCCGCGCTCTCTATGATGCCCAGTTCGGCGCGGCCGAGGGCAAGGAGGAGGTCCGCGCCCGGCACATCCTGGTCAAGTCCGAAGCGGAAGCCAACGACGTCATCGAGCGGGTCAATCGGGGCGACGATTTCGCGGCGCTGGCGGGGGAGCTGTCCATCGGGCCGAGCAAGACGCAGGGCGGCGACCTCGGCTATTTCACGCGTGGCACCATGGTGCCGGCTTTCGAGGAAGCGGTTTTCGCGCTCAAGGCGGGCGACGTTTCGGAGCCGGTCGAGACCCAATTCGGCTGGCACGTCATCAAGCTCGAGGATCGCCGCATGCAGCAGGTGCCGGCGTTCGATGACCTCAAGGACCGCATCATGGGCTCGCTGCTGCAACGGCGCGCCGAGGAAGTGCTGACGATGCTGCGCGAGAAGGCGAACCTCGAGTTCGTCAATCAGGAACTGCGCAAGGACATCGAGGAGGCCGCGCGCGGCTCCTTCGGCGCGCAATAG